GGGCTATTCGTACATGGAGTTTGACGCTTTCTGTATGAAACGCGAGGAGCGGTCAGCGCGCATGCACGAGGGAGTGAAGCTCATTCAGCAACTGTGGACCGAGGAGAAGGTGACGTTCGATGGCAAATTCAACCAAGTGAAAAATATGACGCTCTCGCCGCGACCAGTGCAGAGTCCCATGCCCATGTGGATTGGTGCCCGCGCTGAGAAAGCGACGCGACGTGTCGCTAAGCAAGGCTGTCATTTGATGGCGACCCTCGGTCCTGACCCCGCACCATGGTATATCGACGAACTCAAGAAGAACGGACGCAATCCCAAAGACTTCAACATCGCCCAGCTCCGCTTGGTCTACACTGCGAAGACTGAAGACGAAGCTTGGGAGAATGTCGCACCGCATCTGCACAGTATGATGGAGTTCTATGGACACATCCTTGCTGAAGCCAATGACGCTCCAGGCGATAAAGATGTCTGGACCTTCAAACATCACAGCGAGATACGCGACTCCGCCTTTGGCCGTGCGTCAATGGTCGGTACGCCAGATCAAGTGGCCCGCAAGTTGGAACAGTTCCAGAAAGAGTTCCAGTGCACGCATTTCATTATGCTGACCCAACTTCCTGGACTCGATCCAAAGAAGGGTACGGCGGCGTTTGAGATGTTTGCGAAAGAGGTGATGCCGGCTTTCAGGAAGTAGGCAAGCGCGAGGCTATAGGCTTCAGGCTTCAGGCTTTAGGCGTTAGGGAGGAAACCAAAAAACTACAGAGTCCTCAATGGACGATAGAATATAACCCACGATCTGAACCGTGGGGGAAAAGGAGGGTGGTACAATGAAATTCACAAACAAATACGTCCTCGTTACCGGCGGCGGCAGTGGCATTGGTCGTGCAACGTGTCTGGCATTTGCACGAGAAGGTGCCGATGTTGCTGTTGCCGATTTTGATGCTGGCAATGCCGAAAAAGTTGCCGCTGAGGTGCAAAGCAGCGGAAGAAAAGCTGTTGCGATAAAGGTTGACGTGACCGATCCCGCGTCGACACAAGCGATGGTCTCTCAAGCTGTGACAAGTCTGGGAGCAGTTCATATTCTGGTCAACAGCGCAGGCGTACGTGAGATCATTCCCTTCCTGGATTTACCGTTTGCTGAATGGCAGCGCGTGATCGGCACGAACCTGAGTGGTACGTTTCTCAGTAGTCAGGTGGTTGCCCAACATCTGGTGAAGCAGGGGAAGGGCGGGAAGATCATCAATCTCGCTTCAGTTGCTGGGTTGACTGGCGTCCCTAATCGCGCTGCGTATGTGTCTTCGAAACATGCCGTGGTGGGTCTGACCAAAGAGATGGCCCTGGAACTGGCTGATAAGAACATTCAAGTGAATGCGGTTGCGCCCGGAGTTGTGCAGACATCGATGACGGCTTCATACTTTGAGAAACCGTCTGTGATGGATACCTTGAAGAAAGCCCATCCCGCAGGTCGCTGGGCGCAACCCGAGGAAATTGCCAACCTGATTCTTTTTCTTGCTTCACCTGAAGCAGATTTCATTACCGGCGCGACATTTCCCATTGATGGTGGGTTTATGGCGGGGAAGACGGTGTAAGCACGTAAAGCGTAAATATGTAGAACGTAACAAGACGGGGCGGTGGGGTGGTTACGCATTACGTTTTACGCTTTAGAAAGGAACTCTCATGCAACTCCAAAATCACGTTGCCCTTATCACCGGCGCAGGCCGCGGAATTGGCAAGGCCATTGCCCTGCGTTTTGCTCGTGAGGGGGCAGACGTTGCCATATTTGATTTGAATGCGGAATGGGCGCAGTCAACTGGCGAAGAAATCAAAGCGCTGGGACGAAGGACATTCGTTAAAACGGTTGATGTCAGCGACTGTGAACAAGCGCAAGCTGCTGTTCATGAGGCGGCAGCCGCGCTTGGCAAACTCGATGTGCTGGTAAACAACGCTGGCATTGGTAAAGCGCAGCACTTTCTTAAAGTCACCAAAGAGAACTGGGAACGGCACATCAATATCCACCTCAATGGGTCGTTCTATTGCGCGCAAGCCGCAGCCCAGGAAATGGCCAAGCGCAATTATGGGCGCATCATTAACATAGCCTCGATTGCTGGATTGATCGGTCCGATTGACCTTGCACCGTACGGAGCGGCCAAAGCTGGCATCATTGGTTTGACGCACGCGGCAGCGCTCGATCTGGCTGACTACGGTATCACCGTCAATGCGATTGCCCCTGGTCCGATCGATACTGAACTGCTGCGCACCTGGCCACCAGATGCGTTACGCGAACGCGGGCAACACATGCCGATTGCCCGTCTTGGTACGGTTGATGAAATCGCCCATGCTGCCTTGTTTCTCGCGTCTCCAGATTCGAGCTTCATTACAGGTGTCGTGTTGCCGGTTGATGGCGGGACCATTGCGGCGGGCGCATACATGGTGGAGAAGTATCGGCGACGGAAGGCGGGGTGAGGACGTGAGGCGTAATGCGTAAAACGTAAAAATGGGACTAGGGGCTGGGGGCTAGGGACTTGTTTTCCCTTCCCCACAAGCCCCAAGTCTCTAGCCCCCAGCCCCAAATGTTTATACGCCAGGCCCAACGTTCCTTGCCTGAACAGTGGGCAAAAATAAGCAGAAAGGCCTCTTCTCATGGATTTCGGCATTCATCTCTTAGGATTGGGTCGTCGAGCTTCGGTTGAGGATTATGTCACCGCTGCCAAAGCCGCAGAGGAGCTAGGCTATCACTCGGTGTGGATTAACGATCATGTTGTGATCCCGACTCAACATGACTCGAAGTATCCATACTCGGCTGATGGGCGCCCGTCATTCACTCCAGACGATCATTTCTACGATCCGTTTGTATTGCTGGCGTCATTAGCAGCCCACACTAAGACGATCAAACTCGGGACCAGCGTGGCGGTGATTTCCTATCGCCCGCCGATTCTGACGGCGAAAGCGATTGCGACACTGGATCAAGTCAGTAAGGGTCGCTTTATCTTTGGCGTTGGTGTGGGTTGGTTTGCCGAGGAGACCGAGTTGCTCGGCGTTCCGTTTGCTGATCGTGCTAAGGTTTCACGTGCGTATCTGCAGACGATGAAATCGCTGTGGACCGACACGCGACCGCGTATTGCTGGATTACGGGGCCACGATACAGAAATTGGTTTCGCTCCAAAGCCGGTGCAGAAGCCGCATCCACCAATCTGGTTCGGTGGTGAGACCCGTGCTGCACTCAAACGTGTGGTGCAACAAGGCGATGGCTGGTTTCCGGCGTTTGTCTCGCCAGAACAATTCGCGGCGAAGTCAACAGAACTGAA
This region of Deltaproteobacteria bacterium genomic DNA includes:
- a CDS encoding SDR family oxidoreductase; the protein is MQLQNHVALITGAGRGIGKAIALRFAREGADVAIFDLNAEWAQSTGEEIKALGRRTFVKTVDVSDCEQAQAAVHEAAAALGKLDVLVNNAGIGKAQHFLKVTKENWERHINIHLNGSFYCAQAAAQEMAKRNYGRIINIASIAGLIGPIDLAPYGAAKAGIIGLTHAAALDLADYGITVNAIAPGPIDTELLRTWPPDALRERGQHMPIARLGTVDEIAHAALFLASPDSSFITGVVLPVDGGTIAAGAYMVEKYRRRKAG
- a CDS encoding 3-oxoacyl-ACP reductase FabG gives rise to the protein MKFTNKYVLVTGGGSGIGRATCLAFAREGADVAVADFDAGNAEKVAAEVQSSGRKAVAIKVDVTDPASTQAMVSQAVTSLGAVHILVNSAGVREIIPFLDLPFAEWQRVIGTNLSGTFLSSQVVAQHLVKQGKGGKIINLASVAGLTGVPNRAAYVSSKHAVVGLTKEMALELADKNIQVNAVAPGVVQTSMTASYFEKPSVMDTLKKAHPAGRWAQPEEIANLILFLASPEADFITGATFPIDGGFMAGKTV
- a CDS encoding TIGR03619 family F420-dependent LLM class oxidoreductase; the encoded protein is MDFGIHLLGLGRRASVEDYVTAAKAAEELGYHSVWINDHVVIPTQHDSKYPYSADGRPSFTPDDHFYDPFVLLASLAAHTKTIKLGTSVAVISYRPPILTAKAIATLDQVSKGRFIFGVGVGWFAEETELLGVPFADRAKVSRAYLQTMKSLWTDTRPRIAGLRGHDTEIGFAPKPVQKPHPPIWFGGETRAALKRVVQQGDGWFPAFVSPEQFAAKSTELKALCAEHGRDFASITTCVFPANKAYFSLEAIRAYRQKGASSLLAPVANPQIDEFVAQLRKFRDEVMVAAKGI
- a CDS encoding LLM class flavin-dependent oxidoreductase; protein product: MVAAKLVCPAKREGAITSCENRRTVRIVLLLFPPKFRPTLLLKEACTKIKAVGDSSTKGETYMKFGFMEDFRNPKQWQRPFPALYKDILDQIVRCEELGYDNAWLTEHHFTEDGYNPSVLPTAAAVAARTSRIRIGTFILLLPFNNAVRTAEDSICVDVISNGRFDLGVGQGYSYMEFDAFCMKREERSARMHEGVKLIQQLWTEEKVTFDGKFNQVKNMTLSPRPVQSPMPMWIGARAEKATRRVAKQGCHLMATLGPDPAPWYIDELKKNGRNPKDFNIAQLRLVYTAKTEDEAWENVAPHLHSMMEFYGHILAEANDAPGDKDVWTFKHHSEIRDSAFGRASMVGTPDQVARKLEQFQKEFQCTHFIMLTQLPGLDPKKGTAAFEMFAKEVMPAFRK